The Sphingomonas sanguinis nucleotide sequence GGGTTTTCACGAAGCTGATATCCATCACACTCTCCTATATTCTGTCTGTCCGGCCGCTCGTCGGCGGTCGTGCGGTTCCGATCGTCAGCGGTCGTCGTCGTGTAGGGACGAGGGGTGGCGGCACAGCGCCGTCACGCGGATCGTCATGAAGGGGTAGAGCGGCAGGCTCATCAGGATGTCGTGCAACTCGGCATTGGAGCCGACATCGAAGATGCTGACATTGGCGTATTGGCCGACCACCCGCCAGATGTGGCGCCAGGTGCCCGCGCGTTGCAGCTCCTGGAAACGGGCCTTCTCGGCGGCCTTGAGCCGTGCCGCTTCCTCGGCATCGAAGCCGAGCGGAATATCGACATCCATTTCGACGTGAAACAACATGGTTCAGCCTCTTCCCGCGACGATATGAAGGGTAGGGGAGCGACGGTCGCGTCGGTGGAACGCGACGCGGTCCTCGTCCAGCGCGATGCCCAGGCCGGGGCCGGTCGGCACGCTCAGGTGGAAATCGGCATAGCGCAGAGGCTCGGCCAATATGTCTTCGGTCAGCAGGAGTGGGCCGAACAACTCGGTCCCCCAGGCCAGAGAGGGCAGGGTAGCGAAGACATGCGCCGACGCCGCGGTGCCAACGCCGCCCTCCAGCATCGTGCCTCCATAGAGCCCGACGCCACCCGCCTGCGCGATCGTGGCCACGGCATGGGCCGGGAGCAGGCCGCCGGACTGGGCGATCTTGACCGCGAAGACCCGCGCCCCGCCGCACGCCGCAATGGCGAAGGCGTCGGCGGGCCCGTGCAGTGCCTCGTCCGCCATCAACGGGACGACATGTTTGGCGGACAGCCGGGCCATGGCGGCATGATCGTGCCGCGCGACCGGCTGTTCGACCAGATCGACGCCCGCCTCCTCCAGCAGCTTCATGCCGAGATCGGCCTGCGCCTCGCTCCAGTTCTGGTTGACGTCAACGCGCACGCTGCCCCGGTCGCCGACCGCGCGCTTGATCGCGGCGACATGGGCGACATCGGCGCGCACGTCGCGCTTGCCGATCTTGAGCTTGAAGATGTTGTGCCGCCGCTCGGCCAGGACCCGTTCGGCCTCCTCGATGTCGCGCGCGGTATCGCCGCTTGCCAGTGTCCAGGCGACCGGCAACCGGTCGCGGATCGCGCCGCCGCCGATCAGCGTGGAGACGGGCACGCCCAGCCGCTTGCCAGCCAGGTCCAGCAGGGCGGTTTCGACCGCGCATTTGGCGAGGTGATTGCCGAAGACGCTCTTGCCGATCTTGGCCATCGCGGCCCCGACCTGCGATGGGTCGCAGGTTTCGAGGACGGGGGCGATATAGGTGTCGATGGCGAGCTTGATGCCCTCCGGGCTTTCCTCGCCATAGCTGAGGCCGCCGATGGTCGTGCCTTCGCCGATCCCCTCGATGCCGTCGGAGTCGCGCAGCCGGACCAGCACGATCGACTGGTGATGCATAGTGGCCATCGCGAGCACGTGCGGCCGGATCGTCGGTATGTCGACGATATAGGTATCGATCTCGACGATCGTGGCCATAACCTCTTCCTATCCAGTTTTATCCGAATTTCCCCGGAAACTAGGCTTGGCGATCTGGACGCGCAAAGATCATTATGGTCTTCTGGTGATACTTGGAGAGTATGATCCTATGGACCTGCGTCAGCTTCGTTACTTCGTCACCGTCGCCGCCGAGCGGAATTTTAACCGCGCGGCCGAACGGTTGCATATGGCACAGCCGCCGCTCAGCCGGTCGATCCAGCAACTAGAGGCGGAGGTCGGCGCGTCCCTGA carries:
- a CDS encoding muconate/chloromuconate family cycloisomerase, with product MATIVEIDTYIVDIPTIRPHVLAMATMHHQSIVLVRLRDSDGIEGIGEGTTIGGLSYGEESPEGIKLAIDTYIAPVLETCDPSQVGAAMAKIGKSVFGNHLAKCAVETALLDLAGKRLGVPVSTLIGGGAIRDRLPVAWTLASGDTARDIEEAERVLAERRHNIFKLKIGKRDVRADVAHVAAIKRAVGDRGSVRVDVNQNWSEAQADLGMKLLEEAGVDLVEQPVARHDHAAMARLSAKHVVPLMADEALHGPADAFAIAACGGARVFAVKIAQSGGLLPAHAVATIAQAGGVGLYGGTMLEGGVGTAASAHVFATLPSLAWGTELFGPLLLTEDILAEPLRYADFHLSVPTGPGLGIALDEDRVAFHRRDRRSPTLHIVAGRG
- the catC gene encoding muconolactone Delta-isomerase, producing MLFHVEMDVDIPLGFDAEEAARLKAAEKARFQELQRAGTWRHIWRVVGQYANVSIFDVGSNAELHDILMSLPLYPFMTIRVTALCRHPSSLHDDDR